The following are encoded in a window of Streptomyces sp. Go-475 genomic DNA:
- a CDS encoding alpha/beta hydrolase, which produces MPYFTAPDGTRLACHLRGSGEPLVVLPGGPMRASAYLGNLGGLDAHRQLVLLDLRGTGQSAVPADPATYRCDRLVDDVEALRLHLGLERIDLLAHSAGGSLAMLYAARYPQRLSRLALVTATPWALGLPATAEQRLAAARLRASEPWFPEAFPAFEAWLSGTGDFDPMFVPFFYGRWDDTAQAHADREEDETNDDAAGVYGADGAYDPAATRAALARVVAPVLVLAGGADGGPSPALARQAADAFPAAEFVVQPGAGHYPWLDDQEWFTRRVAAFFS; this is translated from the coding sequence ATGCCGTACTTCACTGCCCCGGACGGAACCCGGCTCGCCTGCCACCTGCGCGGTTCCGGCGAACCGCTCGTCGTGCTGCCGGGCGGGCCCATGCGGGCCTCCGCCTACCTCGGGAACCTCGGCGGGCTCGACGCGCACCGGCAGTTGGTGCTCCTGGACCTGCGCGGCACCGGGCAGTCCGCGGTGCCGGCCGACCCGGCGACGTACCGCTGCGACCGTCTGGTGGACGACGTCGAGGCGCTGCGGCTCCACCTGGGCCTGGAGCGGATCGACCTGCTCGCGCACTCGGCGGGCGGCAGTCTCGCCATGCTGTACGCGGCCCGGTACCCGCAGCGGCTGTCCCGGCTGGCGCTCGTCACGGCCACCCCGTGGGCGCTGGGTCTGCCGGCGACGGCGGAGCAGCGGCTCGCGGCGGCACGGCTGCGGGCGTCGGAGCCCTGGTTCCCCGAGGCGTTCCCGGCGTTCGAGGCCTGGCTGTCCGGCACCGGCGACTTCGACCCCATGTTCGTCCCGTTCTTCTACGGCCGTTGGGACGACACCGCCCAGGCCCACGCCGATCGGGAGGAGGACGAGACGAACGACGACGCGGCGGGCGTCTACGGCGCGGACGGCGCCTACGACCCGGCCGCGACGCGGGCCGCCCTCGCCCGGGTCGTGGCCCCGGTGCTCGTCCTGGCCGGGGGAGCCGACGGCGGCCCCAGCCCGGCCCTCGCCCGCCAGGCCGCCGACGCCTTTCCGGCGGCCGAGTTCGTGGTGCAACCGGGCGCGGGCCATTACCCGTGGCTGGACGACCAGGAGTGGTTCACACGGCGCGTGGCCGCCTTCTTCTCCTGA